Genomic DNA from bacterium:
TCGCCGAGGCATCGGGGGTCGGCGTCCGTCTCGAGATAGACCGGCTCCCCGCGCCGCCCGGCCTCGCCGAGGCCGCGCACGAAGCAGGAAAGGACCCGGAGGCATGGACGCTTGCCGGTGGAGAGGACTATGAACTCCTGTTCACGGCGGGCGCGGCGTTCGATACGCAGGCGGCCGGCCTCGCGGCACGCCTCATGATTCCCCTCACCCGCATCGGGGAGATTCTGGTCGCGGCTGAGGGCTGCTGGATCTCCGAGCGAGGCGACCGGCGGCGCCCGCTTGTCGCTCAGGGCTGGGATCACTTTCCGCGTGGGAGGTGATGACGGTGCCGGTACCGCGGGCGCTTACGATCGCAGGGTCGGATTCCGGGGGCGGGGCGGGGATCCAGGCAGATCTCAAGACCTTCTCCGCCCTCGGGGTCTACGGCATGACGGCGATCACCGCGCTGACCGCTCAAAACACCACCGGTGTCCTGGGCATCGTGGAGATGTCGCCGGAGTTCGTCCGCCAGCAGATCGACGCCGTCGTCACGGACATCGGGGTCGACGCCGCGAAGACCGGGATGCTAAGCTCCGCTCCGATCATCGAGGCAGTCGCCGATAGGATCCGCCGGCACCGAATCACCCAACTCGTGATCGACCCTGTGATGGTCGCGAAGAGCGGCGCGCCGCTGCTGCGTCCGGAGGCGCGAGAGGCGCTGCGGCGGGTGCTCCTGCCGCTGGCGCTGGTCGTGACGCCGAACCTCCACGAGGCCGCGGCTCTCGTCGACCGCAAAGTCGAGACGCTGCGGGAGATGGAAGACGCCGCCCATGCGCTGCACGCGCTCGGCCCGCGGTATGTCGTCGTCAAAGGCGGTCACCTCGCGGGCGCCGCCATCGATCTCGTCTTCGACGGAAGCCGGGTCGTGCGCCTGGAGGCAGCGCGGATCGAGACGCGCCACACGCACGGCACGGGGTGCGTGTTCTCCGCCGCGATTACTGCGGGGTTGGCGCGGCGCATCGAGATCCTCCAAGCGATTCGGGACGCCAAGGCGTTCGTCACCGCCGCAATCCGGGAAGCGCTCCCGCTGGGATCGGGACACGGTCCCGCCAATCCGATGCACACGGTGATCCGCACCCCGCCTGGCTAAGTTGTAGGACCGGCGCAAGACAGTCATCCCTAACCCGATCACAACTGCGGACATACTCCCGCGGGCGCCAGAAATTCATTCGCATTGC
This window encodes:
- the thiD gene encoding bifunctional hydroxymethylpyrimidine kinase/phosphomethylpyrimidine kinase — its product is MTVPVPRALTIAGSDSGGGAGIQADLKTFSALGVYGMTAITALTAQNTTGVLGIVEMSPEFVRQQIDAVVTDIGVDAAKTGMLSSAPIIEAVADRIRRHRITQLVIDPVMVAKSGAPLLRPEAREALRRVLLPLALVVTPNLHEAAALVDRKVETLREMEDAAHALHALGPRYVVVKGGHLAGAAIDLVFDGSRVVRLEAARIETRHTHGTGCVFSAAITAGLARRIEILQAIRDAKAFVTAAIREALPLGSGHGPANPMHTVIRTPPG